From Penaeus chinensis breed Huanghai No. 1 chromosome 43, ASM1920278v2, whole genome shotgun sequence, a single genomic window includes:
- the LOC125048418 gene encoding mitochondrial carrier homolog 2-like, translating to MAEKGKKDELTWMHVIVRVFLNSTTHPIEYAKVLIQLGHEPLEPYKSRTVFGREALYYPSVFGYIAHIKKRDGFLGCYRGLTPKLAANIVSGVAFQRVTENIQFRELDGEVNIEELNMKQRTQRFLQNTARESAGRAAAILVSQPFHVIAVRSMAEFVGEDGQYVGVFTSVGVIYREQGVKGFFCGLIPRLLCDLAALWLGKTLAHVINNYLVEDKDLKQYVSASMNFLASALTYPLQVVSNCMAVTGSGLVAGSPPNMPIYDGWIDCYRHLKQIRGLKRGSSMLWRAYTGPTIMLGGSPAIATSNMFTAPASS from the exons ATggcggagaaggggaaaaaggacgaGCTCACTTGGATGCACGTAATTGTTCGTGTCTTCCTAAACTCAACGACACATCCTATTGAATATGCAAAAGTTCTCATCCAG CTTGGCCATGAACCCCTGGAGCCATACAAATCGAGAACAGTGTTTGGCCGGGAAGCATTATACTATCCCAGTGTTTTTGGATACA TTGCACACATCAAGAAGCGAGATGGGTTCCTCGGCTGCTACAGAGGCTTGACCCCAAAGCTGGCCGCAAACATTGTCAGCGGAGTGGCCTTCCAGAGAGTCACCGAGAATATCCAGTTTAGG GAGCTGGATGGAGAAGTAAATATCGAAGAACTGAACATGAAGCAGCGCACACAGAGGTTCCTCCAGAATACTGCAAGGGAATCAGCTGGCCGTGCTGCTGCCATACTTGTGTCACAGCCTTTCCATGTCATTGCAGTGCGCAGCATGGCAGAGTTTGTGGGCGAGGATGGCCAATATGT AGGAGTGTTCACCTCAGTTGGCGTGATCTACAGAGAGCAGGGCGTAAAGGGCTTTTTCTGTGGCTTGATACCCCGCCTACTGTGTGACCTGGCCGCGCTCTGGCTAGGTAAAACACTCGCCCATGTCATCAACAACTACCTCGTGGAAGATAAGGACCTCAAGCAGTATGTGTCGGCGTCGATGAAC TTCCTTGCCTCCGCCCTCACCTATCCTCTGCAGGTGGTGTCGAACTGCATGGCTGTCACTGGCTCTGG gcTTGTAGCTGGCTCCCCCCCTAACATGCCCATATACGATGGCTGGATTGACTGCTACCGCCACCTCAAACAGATCCGAGGGTTGAAGCGCGGATCGTCCATGCTGTGGCGAGCCTACACTGGCCCCACCATCATGCTTGGTGGCAGCCCAGCCATTGCCACAAGTAATATGTTTACTGCTCCAGCCTCTTCCTAG
- the LOC125048393 gene encoding translocator protein-like, with translation MGWLMIVVSVLLPNIGGIVGGLMTAKSIKNWYNKELKKPEWRPPNWVFGPMWTSLYSTMGYAAYRVWLEYDSPSILIPWQLPWPLKLFALQLILNWLWTPIFFGLKNITLALLEIILLDAAVLATGWAFYQEDDLAGMLFIPYMLWLSLATALTLTIWKMNPRWRNGVPSKEK, from the exons ATGGGTTGGTTGATGATCGTAGTGTCCGTGCTCCTTCCCAACATCGGGGGAATCGTTGGAGGGCTGATGACGGCAAAGAGCATCAAAAATTGGTATAATAAG GAGCTTAAGAAACCAGAGTGGCGGCCCCCAAACTGGGTGTTTGGCCCTATGTGGACCTCCCTCTACTCCACCATGGGTTATGCCGCCTATAGGGTATGGCTGGAGTATGACTCGCCAAGCATCCTCATCCCCTGGCAGCTGCCCTGGCCCCTAAAGCTATTTGCGCTGCAACTCATTCTCAACTGGCTGTGGACGCCAATTTTCTTCGGCCTGAAAAATATCACGCTG GCACTGCTTGAGATAATACTCCTCGATGCGGCCGTCCTGGCAACAGGCTGGGCGTTTTACCAAGAGGACGACCTGGCCGGCATGCTCTTCATACCCTACATGCTGTGGCTCTCGCTCGCCACGGCTCTCACCCTCACCATTTGGAAGATGAACCCTCGCTGGCGGAATGGAGTGCCGTCcaaggagaaatag